Proteins encoded by one window of Ostrinia nubilalis chromosome 23, ilOstNubi1.1, whole genome shotgun sequence:
- the LOC135083232 gene encoding ribosomal protein S6 kinase-like 1: protein MSAKDKWVRRFSVDETSKHKNGFTIYKITSVLFPIESPEAVSVVSVWKRYSDVQQLHKSMRSLHAGLRLQGTFPPLQRHSYFKRFQQEVIEERAKTTKTLLEFVAEHKLLFTSTDFVNFLQTGYPEPEPQAGSVINAIRSSLHLPIEETPPLEYQTDDDDARSPAHSARPQQAPQTTDQLSIDETDFISQIPIYEAADVEIRQSPDQKLSAADSFESINSLDSINSDLYDELSKVTIDKPRPCVRKNVLPDLILFDAPSTSTFEDYHTMPRSGNTDSETTSLASNVYGSMTSVNEIERRSSSKLSLYSKRSVLSLSNVECKTKTEDSYVFEAGYMLNLAARCENMGDFQRAFECYKSGIEKMLIGVQSDSDPQRRALIKEKTNKYLSYAEAIYKNHLCDNEQSLLPERDTTLKPLHCPLPAAMLKRPYEDLALYRVLAVLSSSIMLVLHREEQTCYAMKVIQKIPHNLTEFDEYFLQRTKETREPVLPTVIPYMVPLHAFIETNNLIFLILSYAPGEKLFDYIKNYAKSIPNTPARDVNLENVFSEPKIKTIDVENDNIEDKVEVTDVNVEINEEIVNNNEVETTVLDNSDLSVNEIVSNSQKLLKNVDKVLSEMKGKDDTKVGDKVNIDNSERRDVVTPNLNRLTPRPRDVLPPSAVCKWGAEILTAIESLHNCGVICRDLNPSNVLLGSHGQVILTYFISYPGLDMALSKTRPKPGDVNMYVAPELYYNTIVDERDVSIDKLCDYWSFGAVMYELLCGVPLSYYHRSIFTSHTILQLPDGLSVEVESLLTQLLTYDPSERLGAGKDGIDEIKRHPYFKGIDWRHVYDTWLVPD from the exons ATGTCTGCAAAAGACAAGTGGGTACGCCGGTTCTCGGTGGACGAAACCTCCAAACACAAGAATGGATTCACTATTTACAAGATTACTTCAGTT CTGTTCCCTATAGAGTCACCCGAAGCTGTGAGCGTGGTGTCGGTATGGAAGCGCTACAGCGACGTGCAGCAGCTGCATAAAAGCATGcgatcgctgcacgccggcctTCGCCTCCAAGGGACGTTTCCGCCACTGCAGAGGCATAGCTACTTCAAGCGCTTTCAGCAAGAG GTGATAGAGGAACGCGCGAAGACCACCAAAACTCTGTTGGAGTTCGTCGCTGAACACAAGCTACTGTTCACCAGTACGGACTTTGTTAATTTTCTGCag ACAGGCTACCCCGAGCCGGAGCCCCAAGCTGGAAGCGTCATCAACGCGATCAGGTCCTCACTCCACCTGCCTATCGAGGAGACGCCTCCTTTGGAGTACCAGACCGATGATGACGATGCCAGGAGCCCTGCACATAGTG CGAGGCCACAGCAAGCGCCACAGACCACAGACCAGCTATCCATAGACGAAACAGACTTCATATCCCAAATACCGATATACGAAGCAGCCGACGTCGAAATCCGTCAGTCCCCAGACCAAAAACTATCCGCTGCCGATAGTTTCGAGTCTATAAACTCTTTGGACAGCATAAACAGCGACCTCTACGACGAACTAAGCAAAGTCACCATAGACAAACCGAGGCCGTGCGTCAGAAAGAATGTCTTGCCAGATTTGATCCTCTTCGATGCACCATCGACTTCTACGTTTGAAGATTACCACACTATGCCCAGAAGTGGCAACACAGATTCGGAGACTACGTCACTAGCGTCGAACGTCTATGGTTCGATGACGTCAGTGAATGAGATTGAAAGACGAAGCAGCTCGAAGTTGTCTTTGTACAGCAAACGGAGTGTGTTGTCTCTTTCTAACGTGGAGTGTAAGACGAAGACGGAAGATAGTTACGTGTTTGAGGCGGGGTATATGCTGAATTTGGCGGCGAGGTGTGAGAATATGGGAGACTTTCAAAGGGCATTCGAGTGTTACAAGTCTGGTATAGAGAAGATGCTGATTGGTGTTCAAA GTGACTCGGACCCTCAAAGAAGAGCCCTCATCAAGGAGAAGACGAATAAGTACCTCTCCTACGCCGAGGCTATCTACAAGAACCACCTCTGTGATAACGAGCAAAGC CTGCTGCCAGAGCGAGACACAACGCTGAAGCCTCTGCACTGCCCCCTACCGGCCGCTATGCTCAAGCGGCCGTACGAAGACCTagcgctatacagggtgttggcTGTGCTAAGTTCAAGTATTATGCTAGTTCTGCATAGGGAGGAGCAGACATGTTATGCTATGAAG GTCATCCAAAAAATCCCGCACAACCTAACGGAATTCGACGAATACTTCCTCCAACGCACCAAAGAAACCCGCGAACCGGTTTTACCAACCGTTATACCATACATGGTGCCCCTCCACGCGTTCATAGAAACAAACAACCTAATATTTCTAATACTATCCTACGCCCCAGGCGAAAAACTATTCGATTACATCAAAAACTACGCGAAATCCATCCCTAACACCCCAGCAAGAGACGTCAATTTAGAAAACGTGTTCTCCGAACCGAAAATCAAAACAATTGATGTCGAAAACGATAATATTGAAGACAAAGTTGAAGTAACAGATGTCAATGTAGAAATAAATGAAgaaatagttaataataatgaagTAGAAACAACCGTTTTGGACAATTCAGACCTTAGTGTGAACGAAATAGTGTCGAATTCGCAGAAATTGTTGAAGAATGTTGACAAAGTGTTGAGTGAGATGAAAGGTAAAGACGATACCAAAGTGGGTGATAAAGTGAACATTGATAATTCTGAGAGGAGAGACGTTGTTACACCAAATCTGAATCGA CTTACTCCAAGGCCGAGAGACGTTCTACCTCCATCAGCCGTTTGCAAGTGGGGAGCTGAAATACTGACTGCTATAGAGAGCTTACACAACTGTGGAGTGATTTGCAG GGACCTAAACCCTTCAAACGTGCTCCTCGGTTCTCACGGGCAAGTCATCCTGACCTACTTCATATCCTACCCCGGCTTGGACATGGCGCTATCCAAAACGCGGCCGAAACCGGGCGACGTCAACATGTATGTGGCACCAGAGTTGTATTACAACACGATTGTGGATGAACGCGATGTGTCGATCGATAAGTTGTGTGACTATTGGAGTTTTGGAGCCGTTATGTATGAACTGCTGTGTGGGGTG